One stretch of Pigmentiphaga aceris DNA includes these proteins:
- the trpA gene encoding tryptophan synthase subunit alpha, with product MTATSFSSASASSAKSTRIADAFARRAEKGTPALVPYITTGDPSPESTVPVMHALVEAGADIIELGVPFSDPMADGPVIQRASERAVARKVGLRKVLDLVREFRQTDTQTPVVLMGYANPIERMGQEAFVRQAVDAGVDGVLVVDYPPEESVEFGALLDQHGLAPIFLLAPTSTEARIKSVGEVARGYVYYVSLKGVTGAGNLDTTEVARRLDDIRQHISLPVGVGFGIRDAASAQAVGSTADAVVIGTRLIQEIETAVKDAPEADWPALASRAAGAWLRTIRHALDALPPRSAPNETRKSA from the coding sequence ATGACCGCGACTTCGTTCTCATCTGCTTCTGCCTCGTCTGCCAAGTCCACCCGCATTGCCGACGCTTTCGCGCGTCGCGCGGAAAAGGGCACGCCGGCCTTGGTTCCCTACATCACTACGGGTGACCCGTCGCCCGAAAGCACCGTGCCGGTGATGCACGCACTGGTCGAGGCCGGCGCGGACATCATCGAACTCGGTGTTCCGTTCTCCGACCCGATGGCCGATGGCCCGGTGATTCAGCGCGCCAGCGAACGTGCCGTGGCGCGCAAAGTGGGTCTGCGCAAGGTCTTGGACCTGGTGCGTGAATTCCGCCAGACCGATACGCAAACGCCGGTGGTCTTGATGGGGTACGCCAACCCCATCGAGCGCATGGGTCAGGAAGCCTTTGTGCGCCAGGCAGTCGATGCTGGCGTCGATGGAGTGCTGGTGGTTGATTACCCGCCGGAAGAGTCGGTGGAATTCGGCGCGCTGCTCGATCAGCACGGTTTGGCGCCGATTTTCCTGCTCGCACCCACTTCCACTGAGGCCCGCATCAAGTCCGTCGGTGAAGTGGCGCGAGGCTACGTGTATTACGTCTCGCTCAAGGGCGTGACGGGGGCCGGCAACCTGGACACGACTGAAGTTGCCCGCCGTCTTGACGACATTCGTCAACATATCTCTTTGCCGGTTGGCGTGGGCTTTGGCATCCGTGATGCTGCCAGTGCCCAGGCTGTCGGCAGCACTGCTGATGCGGTGGTAATTGGCACGCGCCTCATCCAGGAAATTGAAACCGCCGTGAAAGATGCGCCGGAAGCCGACTGGCCGGCGCTTGCTTCGCGCGCAGCGGGCGCGTGGTTGCGTACAATCCGCCACGCGCTCGATGCGTTGCCGCCGCGCAGCGCACCCAATGAAACAAGGAAATCCGCATGA
- the trpB gene encoding tryptophan synthase subunit beta, translating into MSTYDFPDTRGHFGPYGGVFVAETLMQAIDELRETYAKYQHDPDFVAEYNYELKHFVGRPSPVYHAKRWSEKLGGAQIWLKREDLNHTGAHKVNNCIGQALLAKRMGKRRVIAETGAGQHGVATATVAARYGMECVVYMGSEDVRRQAANVYRMKLLGATVVPVESGSRTLKDALNEAMRDWVTNVESTFYIIGTVAGPHPYPMMVRDFQTVIGNECIEQMPEAAGRQPDAIIAAVGGGSNAMGIFHPYIPFDAVKLIGVEAAGDGLDTGRHSASLTLGRAGVLHGNRTYVLQDEDGQVIETHSVSAGLDYPGVGPEHAWLKDSARAEYVTVTDEEALAAFHDCCRLEGIIPALESSHAIAHAVRLAPTMSPDQILLVNLSGRGDKDMHTVGERSGITF; encoded by the coding sequence ATGAGCACTTACGACTTTCCGGATACGCGCGGTCACTTTGGTCCCTATGGTGGCGTCTTCGTTGCCGAGACCTTGATGCAGGCCATCGATGAACTGCGCGAGACCTACGCCAAGTATCAGCACGACCCCGATTTCGTCGCTGAATACAACTACGAGCTCAAGCACTTCGTGGGCCGCCCCAGCCCCGTCTACCACGCCAAGCGCTGGTCCGAAAAGCTGGGCGGTGCGCAGATCTGGTTGAAGCGTGAAGACCTGAATCACACCGGTGCGCACAAGGTCAATAACTGCATCGGCCAGGCATTGCTGGCAAAACGCATGGGCAAGCGCCGCGTGATCGCGGAAACCGGTGCCGGCCAGCACGGCGTGGCCACGGCCACGGTCGCGGCGCGCTACGGCATGGAATGCGTGGTCTACATGGGCAGCGAAGACGTGCGTCGTCAAGCCGCCAACGTGTATCGCATGAAGCTGCTGGGTGCCACTGTGGTGCCGGTTGAATCGGGTTCGCGCACGCTGAAAGACGCCTTGAACGAAGCCATGCGTGACTGGGTCACCAACGTGGAATCGACCTTCTACATCATCGGCACCGTGGCAGGCCCGCATCCGTATCCGATGATGGTCCGCGACTTCCAGACGGTCATTGGCAACGAGTGCATCGAACAGATGCCTGAAGCTGCCGGCCGTCAGCCCGATGCGATAATCGCAGCGGTGGGTGGTGGCTCGAACGCGATGGGCATCTTCCACCCCTACATCCCCTTCGATGCCGTCAAGCTGATCGGCGTGGAAGCGGCTGGCGACGGTCTGGATACCGGTCGTCACTCGGCGTCCCTGACGCTGGGTCGTGCAGGTGTCTTGCATGGCAACCGTACCTACGTGCTGCAAGACGAAGACGGCCAAGTGATCGAGACCCATTCGGTGTCTGCGGGTCTGGACTATCCCGGCGTCGGCCCCGAGCACGCATGGTTGAAGGACAGCGCGCGCGCTGAGTACGTCACGGTGACCGACGAAGAAGCGCTGGCCGCTTTCCATGATTGCTGCCGCCTTGAAGGCATCATTCCGGCGCTTGAGTCCTCGCACGCCATTGCGCACGCTGTGCGTCTGGCACCCACCATGTCGCCGGACCAGATTCTGCTGGTCAATCTGTCCGGCCGTGGCGACAAGGACATGCATACCGTCGGCGAACGTTCCGGCATCACTTTCTAA
- a CDS encoding phosphoribosylanthranilate isomerase — MTRTRIKICGLTREEDIDAVVEAGADAIGMVFYPPSPRALSVARAAELRKRIPPFVDLVALFVNASKEEIDAVRGEVGPELLQFHGDELEEDCARYGHRYLRAFRVGGPGLDTAAGLLESCEAYGSAAGWLFDSHSDGYGGSGRTFDWSLVSSASARPVVLSGGLHASNVAQAIQAIRPAAVDVSSGVESARGIKSAERIREFVTEVRLADDKLRQAQT, encoded by the coding sequence ATGACCCGAACCCGTATCAAGATCTGCGGCCTGACCCGCGAAGAAGACATCGACGCTGTTGTCGAGGCTGGTGCCGATGCAATCGGCATGGTGTTTTACCCGCCCAGCCCACGTGCACTCAGCGTTGCGCGCGCGGCCGAGTTGCGTAAACGCATTCCGCCGTTTGTCGATCTGGTGGCCTTGTTCGTCAACGCCAGCAAGGAAGAAATCGACGCAGTACGCGGTGAGGTCGGGCCGGAGTTGCTGCAATTCCATGGCGATGAGTTGGAAGAAGACTGCGCACGCTATGGCCACCGGTACCTGCGGGCCTTCCGAGTTGGTGGTCCGGGCCTCGATACTGCCGCAGGTTTGTTAGAATCATGCGAAGCTTATGGCTCCGCCGCCGGTTGGCTGTTCGACAGCCACTCAGACGGATACGGCGGTAGCGGGAGAACATTCGATTGGTCACTGGTCAGCAGCGCAAGCGCTCGTCCGGTCGTTTTGTCTGGTGGGTTGCATGCCTCAAATGTGGCGCAAGCGATCCAGGCGATACGTCCGGCGGCGGTCGACGTCAGTAGCGGCGTGGAATCTGCCCGCGGCATCAAGTCCGCGGAACGGATACGCGAGTTCGTGACTGAAGTCAGGCTGGCCGACGACAAGCTGCGCCAGGCGCAGACGTGA
- the truA gene encoding tRNA pseudouridine(38-40) synthase TruA, translated as MSDVVQPRIALGVSYDGSAWQGWQKQPHGLTVQDTLEAALARFAGQPVPTVCAGRTDTGVHAAMQVIHLDAPVLRADTAWVRGVNAHLPPSIAIRWAREVSPDFHARFSARARSYVYLLLEDQVRSPLWAGKAGWSFYPLDVEAMQQAAGYLLGEHDFSSFRASQCQAKSPVRTLHRLDITRRGRFVVFSFTANAFLHHMVRNFVGALTYVGRGRESVQWMADVLAARDRRKGAPTFAPDGLYLTGVDYPAEFDLPLHDASDEIRFGV; from the coding sequence ATGAGTGATGTGGTTCAGCCCAGGATCGCGCTGGGCGTAAGTTACGACGGAAGCGCCTGGCAGGGCTGGCAGAAGCAGCCCCACGGCCTGACGGTGCAGGACACGCTGGAAGCCGCGCTCGCCCGCTTTGCCGGGCAGCCGGTGCCCACCGTATGTGCGGGGCGCACCGACACCGGTGTGCACGCCGCCATGCAGGTGATTCATCTGGATGCCCCCGTATTGCGTGCCGACACGGCCTGGGTGCGCGGCGTGAACGCGCATCTGCCACCCAGCATTGCCATTCGCTGGGCGCGAGAAGTATCCCCCGATTTCCATGCACGCTTTTCAGCGCGTGCGCGCTCCTACGTCTACCTGCTGTTGGAAGATCAGGTGCGCTCGCCCTTGTGGGCGGGCAAGGCGGGATGGAGTTTCTATCCGCTTGACGTTGAAGCCATGCAGCAGGCAGCAGGGTATTTGCTGGGCGAGCACGACTTCAGCAGTTTCCGCGCGTCGCAGTGCCAGGCCAAGTCGCCCGTGCGCACCTTGCACCGCCTGGACATCACGCGTCGCGGGCGCTTTGTGGTGTTCTCTTTCACCGCCAACGCGTTCTTGCATCACATGGTGCGCAACTTTGTGGGTGCCTTGACCTACGTTGGTCGCGGTCGTGAATCTGTCCAATGGATGGCAGACGTGCTGGCAGCCCGTGATCGGCGCAAGGGGGCACCTACCTTTGCACCCGACGGCCTGTATCTGACTGGGGTGGATTACCCCGCCGAGTTCGACTTGCCGCTGCATGATGCCAGCGATGAGATCCGGTTCGGAGTCTGA